One window of Balneolales bacterium ANBcel1 genomic DNA carries:
- a CDS encoding sensor histidine kinase, giving the protein MEKEITRDVDLLEEQIILLNMHSFLNIINILHSEILQLRDHLDSNTAFDDCLQVIGNIRKSLGGDSPALITSHQMQEFHVFVEQEIEKELELIRHTDIKSKEIYSSVDNIRSLFRIIHIRVRELLARYDQPETWATHDLSQIEKSITTFLSAIAKNSKGSYDIVYDLRDKRKGDYLVTLDLSSVDNEKIVMPYVLADCFRDLIANARKYTPPGGKIVSRLSDNGRHITIQVSDNGAGIPEDEIEKVVDFGYRASNVLERKTMGGGFGLSKAYFVTRSLGGRMWIESEVNSGTTITMQIPRNNSQRNS; this is encoded by the coding sequence ATGGAAAAAGAAATCACACGAGACGTGGATCTGCTCGAAGAGCAGATTATCCTTCTCAACATGCACAGTTTTCTGAATATCATTAATATCCTTCATTCGGAAATTTTGCAGTTGCGGGATCACCTTGATTCAAACACCGCTTTTGACGATTGTCTCCAGGTGATCGGAAACATACGGAAAAGCCTCGGCGGCGACAGCCCGGCTCTGATCACATCCCATCAAATGCAGGAATTTCATGTTTTTGTGGAACAGGAAATTGAGAAGGAACTCGAGCTGATTCGCCATACCGACATCAAGAGCAAGGAGATATACTCCTCGGTTGACAACATACGCTCGCTGTTCCGAATCATTCACATCCGTGTCCGTGAACTGCTTGCCAGATACGATCAACCGGAAACCTGGGCTACACACGACCTCTCACAAATTGAAAAAAGCATTACGACTTTTCTGTCGGCTATCGCAAAAAACAGCAAGGGAAGCTACGATATCGTCTATGATTTGCGGGACAAACGTAAAGGCGACTATCTGGTTACCCTGGACCTGTCCAGTGTGGACAACGAGAAGATCGTTATGCCCTATGTGCTGGCCGATTGCTTTCGCGACCTGATTGCCAACGCCCGCAAATACACTCCTCCCGGCGGGAAAATTGTTTCACGGCTTTCCGACAACGGCCGCCACATCACGATCCAGGTATCGGATAACGGTGCCGGCATACCGGAAGATGAAATTGAGAAAGTGGTGGATTTCGGTTACCGGGCATCCAACGTTTTGGAGAGGAAGACTATGGGAGGTGGATTCGGCCTCAGTAAAGCGTATTTTGTGACCAGGAGTCTGGGTGGCCGGATGTGGATCGAATCGGAGGTCAATTCCGGAACCACCATCACCATGCAGATTCCCAGAAACAACTCGCAAAGAAATTCGTGA
- a CDS encoding DUF4301 family protein: MDSKHVFTDQLKQQIIERGMTTNQVEGQLDRFRQGFPDLQLVRSAAIDNGITQFPDKEHRTYIDRFEQAQSEGRVMKFIPASGAASRMFKTLQSMLNAPEKLTPDYFDSHPDDEGVSFTRTFLGQLENFAFFEDLQQALQNKGLDAVTLREQGDYHTLISHVLEEKGLGLASLPKALIPFHRYSDHSRTPMEEHIVEAKEYTKKANGNVRIHFTISPEHESLFHERLEMVRGRYEADGTNLLVETSFQKPETDTIAARPDFKPFLDDSGKAVFRPGGHGALLANLEQLKADIVFIKNIDNIVPDRLRETTYRYKKVIGGCLIILQDEIFSFLNELESGSVEPSHRKNMLHFVREVLCIEPPEGITAESPDTSRVDQWLFDRLNRPLRVCGIVRNEGEPGGGPFFVRGSDGSITPQVVEDAQINHDDPRQKEIFESSTHFNPTDLVCGLRDYKGRPFDLEPFRDADTGFISRKSHQGRELLALELPGLWNGSMAFWNTVFVETPTETFTPVKTVNDLLRDVHQSE, from the coding sequence ATGGATTCCAAACACGTTTTTACCGATCAGCTGAAACAACAAATCATAGAAAGGGGGATGACCACCAACCAGGTGGAAGGGCAGCTTGACCGGTTCCGTCAGGGGTTTCCGGATCTGCAGCTGGTTCGTTCCGCTGCCATTGATAACGGAATCACACAATTTCCTGACAAGGAGCACCGCACCTATATCGACCGTTTTGAACAGGCGCAAAGCGAAGGTCGGGTCATGAAATTCATTCCGGCATCCGGGGCCGCCTCCCGAATGTTCAAAACCCTTCAGTCGATGCTGAACGCCCCTGAGAAATTGACCCCGGACTATTTCGACAGCCATCCCGATGATGAGGGAGTCTCCTTCACCCGTACTTTTCTGGGTCAACTTGAAAACTTTGCCTTTTTTGAAGACCTGCAGCAGGCGCTGCAGAACAAGGGGCTGGATGCGGTCACATTGAGAGAGCAGGGAGATTATCACACTTTGATCTCCCACGTTCTGGAGGAAAAGGGCCTCGGACTGGCCTCATTGCCCAAGGCGTTGATTCCCTTCCATCGCTATTCCGACCACAGTCGCACCCCGATGGAAGAGCATATCGTTGAAGCGAAAGAGTACACAAAAAAGGCGAACGGCAATGTGCGCATTCACTTCACCATCTCACCCGAGCACGAATCGCTTTTTCATGAGAGGCTGGAGATGGTGCGGGGCCGTTACGAGGCCGACGGCACAAACCTGCTGGTCGAAACCTCCTTTCAAAAGCCGGAAACCGACACCATCGCCGCCCGCCCGGATTTCAAACCGTTCCTGGATGACAGCGGAAAAGCTGTCTTCCGGCCGGGGGGACACGGGGCTTTGCTGGCCAACCTGGAGCAACTGAAGGCCGATATCGTCTTTATCAAAAACATCGACAATATTGTGCCCGACAGACTTCGCGAAACCACCTATCGCTACAAAAAGGTGATCGGCGGATGTCTCATCATTCTGCAGGATGAAATCTTTTCCTTCCTTAACGAGCTGGAGAGCGGTTCGGTTGAACCATCGCACCGCAAGAATATGCTTCATTTTGTGAGGGAAGTGCTCTGCATCGAGCCCCCTGAGGGAATCACCGCGGAGAGCCCCGATACTTCCCGGGTCGACCAATGGCTTTTCGACCGATTGAACCGTCCTTTGCGAGTGTGCGGTATCGTCAGGAACGAAGGGGAGCCGGGAGGCGGACCGTTTTTCGTTCGGGGTAGCGACGGCAGCATCACCCCGCAGGTGGTGGAAGATGCCCAGATCAACCACGATGATCCACGTCAAAAGGAGATCTTTGAATCATCCACACACTTCAACCCCACCGACCTGGTCTGCGGCCTGCGCGATTACAAAGGGCGTCCCTTTGACCTGGAGCCGTTCAGGGATGCGGATACCGGGTTCATCTCCCGGAAATCGCACCAGGGCCGGGAGTTGCTGGCGCTCGAACTGCCCGGACTCTGGAACGGCAGTATGGCCTTTTGGAACACGGTCTTTGTGGAAACCCCTACCGAGACCTTCACCCCGGTCAAGACCGTAAATGACCTGCTCAGAGATGTCCATCAAAGCGAATAG
- a CDS encoding DUF4397 domain-containing protein translates to MKYNNTGKPGLLRLFLTAVLPLILLTSHAIAQDSNAGDIIASEETARAQIIHNAADPAAETVDIYVNGDLFVEALSFREATAFVDVPAGVALTIEIYPAGADPAGDAAYTLDGANFAAGETYTVIANGVLTDGFAPNPDGTSTAFDLFVVEGSAETAADGGVDFFIWHGATDVPAVDVWVQDGPVLVTGAAYTAHTDLISVDASPYTILIGLEGSSETGDALFEFMADLSGADGLGAAVLASGFLSPGDNQGGASLTLLVALPDGTTLVLDPEGVSTNAGTFVDQPELFQLAQNYPNPFNPTTQIAITLPESSDVTLEVFNIQGQRVATLAEGRREAGVHSVTFDASSLSSGLYLYRIQAGTFSDVRKMMLVK, encoded by the coding sequence ATGAAGTACAATAATACTGGAAAACCGGGTCTGCTACGTCTGTTTCTGACAGCTGTTCTCCCGCTGATATTACTGACATCTCATGCTATAGCCCAAGATAGCAATGCCGGTGACATCATTGCAAGCGAAGAAACCGCCCGCGCGCAAATCATCCATAACGCGGCCGACCCCGCCGCCGAAACGGTGGATATCTATGTCAACGGCGACCTGTTCGTTGAAGCGCTCTCGTTCCGCGAGGCTACCGCATTTGTGGATGTGCCCGCAGGAGTGGCCCTGACCATCGAGATCTATCCCGCCGGAGCCGATCCCGCAGGTGACGCGGCCTACACCCTGGACGGAGCCAATTTTGCCGCCGGTGAGACCTACACGGTGATCGCAAACGGAGTGCTGACCGACGGTTTCGCGCCCAACCCCGACGGCACGTCGACCGCATTTGACCTGTTTGTTGTTGAGGGATCGGCCGAGACTGCCGCCGACGGAGGAGTGGATTTCTTCATCTGGCATGGCGCGACCGACGTCCCGGCCGTGGACGTGTGGGTGCAGGATGGACCGGTACTGGTAACCGGTGCGGCTTATACCGCCCACACTGATCTCATCTCCGTGGATGCGTCCCCCTACACGATCCTGATAGGCCTGGAAGGCTCATCCGAAACGGGCGATGCGCTGTTTGAATTCATGGCTGACTTGTCAGGAGCCGACGGACTCGGGGCTGCCGTGCTCGCATCCGGGTTTTTGAGTCCGGGTGACAACCAGGGCGGCGCGTCACTGACACTGCTGGTAGCTCTTCCCGACGGCACAACGCTGGTGCTTGATCCCGAGGGCGTTTCCACAAACGCGGGCACGTTTGTGGATCAGCCGGAGCTTTTCCAGCTGGCACAGAATTACCCCAACCCCTTCAACCCGACAACACAGATAGCAATTACGCTTCCCGAAAGCTCCGACGTGACACTGGAAGTGTTCAATATCCAGGGCCAGAGAGTGGCCACTCTTGCGGAGGGAAGGCGTGAAGCGGGTGTCCATTCCGTGACATTTGACGCCTCTTCGTTGTCAAGCGGACTTTATTTGTACCGCATCCAGGCCGGGACCTTTTCCGATGTCCGGAAAATGATGCTGGTCAAGTAG
- a CDS encoding OsmC family protein, with protein MPKRKANAEWKGKLPEGTGTLALESGAFQGSYSFSSRFEDGAGTNPEELIAAAHAGCYSMALSAELGKSGYEPQSVKTEAVVNLVKDGDGFTITDIELVCVAHIPGIDEATFNQFATGAKENCPVSRVLAGAKINLKATLKN; from the coding sequence ATGCCCAAGAGAAAAGCCAACGCCGAATGGAAAGGAAAACTGCCGGAAGGTACGGGAACGCTTGCTTTGGAAAGCGGTGCCTTTCAGGGTTCGTACTCATTCTCGTCCCGCTTCGAAGACGGTGCCGGAACCAACCCCGAAGAACTGATCGCGGCGGCCCATGCCGGATGCTACTCCATGGCCTTGTCCGCCGAGCTTGGAAAAAGCGGATACGAGCCTCAAAGCGTAAAAACGGAAGCAGTCGTTAACCTGGTGAAAGACGGTGACGGGTTTACCATTACCGATATTGAACTGGTGTGCGTTGCCCATATTCCGGGGATCGACGAGGCCACGTTTAACCAGTTTGCCACAGGTGCCAAAGAAAACTGCCCGGTTTCCAGGGTACTGGCGGGAGCGAAAATCAACCTGAAGGCCACACTGAAAAACTGA